The Denticeps clupeoides chromosome 1, fDenClu1.1, whole genome shotgun sequence genome segment CATTACACCTTCGTACTATACCaacagtgtgtgtaagagctAATATTGCCTCGGTGGCCACAATACCAATTACTGTCCTTAACCATAAGGGACACAAAGCGAGCAATTATCTACCATATCCATGGTATATAACTAATAAATTAAAGTGGGACTCTTTGGTAGCGGACCCAGTGGGTTTTGATTGGAAAACGTGGACTACTAACCCTGCTGCGATACACCATAGACAAATAATCTCTTTTGTGATGTCCAATCCCTCCACTCAAGGtcttgcatttgaaatatacatCAATCTTACCAAATTGGACTTGTGGCCACCAAACACCCCTGAAATGTACCATACCGATcaacaagagagaggagaaaaatgttggGTATATCTTTTATGGCCTTATACTACTAATCCACCTTATTTTCCATTTTGAATATGTCAACTACTAGaacctaaatcaaataaaactgaaacaatcCAAAATTTAAGTGACAAAGGTATACTAGTTAGAGTATTGGATGAaagtcaaccttctgatgagtGGTTTAGAGTAACAACAGGAATAACTGGTAAATACAATAATTGGCTTCTCCTAGCAGAACAAGCAGCTAATGCCACTCAACAAGACTGTGTAGTTTGCTTGGGACCACGACCATTATTACAAGTAATACCCGCAGTTATAACGGATGAATGTGTTGTAGaagtaatgaacaaaacatatccagACAATCGTTGCAAAAAGTGGGATTTAACATATCCTCTAACAGGACCAGAAAGTTGGAAACCTGTTTTCTCCAGTAAAGTAGCACAAggaaattttacatgtattaatataacgggaaaaaaagaactacTCGGGGAAGGGACACCAAGAGATTGGTGTCTTACAATAATACCTGTTGGGCCTATCTTTACCCCACAATCTCGAAGCGacatatggtggtggtgtggggaaAATAAGTTATACGATCGATTGCCCTCAGACACCAAAGGACTGTGTGCATTAGTAACCCTTTTACTACCTGTCTCAATATTTCCAACCACTATAAGTGACCTTTTAACGAAATTGGATAGCTTGGTACCTGCAGATTGGCACAGAACAAAGCGATCACTTGCACCCTGGGAGAAGTTAACTGACCCAACGTACATAGacgcaattggggttcccaggggggttcCTGATGAATATAAGTTGGCAAATCAAGTAGCAGCAGGATTTGAATCagccttgtgttggtggtgtacgattaacaAGAATGTggacagaatcaattacatccattacaatgtacagaaattaggtaattggacacaagacggttttgaggccgtgcatgagCAATTATCTACTACCTCCCTCATGACTTTTCAGAACAGGATTGCACTTGATATGCTCCTAGCggagaaaaatggggtttgtggaatgtttggagagcaatgttgttctttcataccaaacaacacagctgcaggaggcagtctgacaatggccattgacggcctacgcaccctcaaccggaagatgaaggagcattcgggagtggaaacgaccatgtgggattcctggatgaaagtATTTGGGAAATACAGAGctctagttcaatctgttttagtttcaatggctgtatttgcagcaattctgacattgtgtggatgttgttgtattccctgtctacgcagtcttgtgaaccgtctcatcactaccgCCTTATCACCAAGGGATGTTGAGCCTACACAGGCGTAcccacttttggaaaatgaagaattttacgGGAGCTATGATTTTAGTGACTTCAAGCTAACTCAACTTTTTCAAGAGAGTCCTCTACAAGAAAAAGACGACTgaccttttgtgtgtaaatgtatttctcattGTATGAACTAATAGTTGAAAATCCTAAAGGAAGAGATTATTAGGGAAGCTAACAAAAGAGTAaataacatgataaacaggagggaaatgttggaaaaatgtatatatgttatcatgtaattacttcttttattcatatcctttaagcacgaatatgtattaatccttggaatattactgacaactcttaatcattaacaaacctcaaagcaaaggttttaagtttgcaggactgcatgaccgcgacctgaggaccaacaacaagcagactatgatgaaccagagtccaatcacctgaagaatctacagacgaagatgaacatgtcaccatgtcaccatgactcgaccaaagatcaatgcataagactacgtgtaatacacaattattaactaatatggtgtgattttatgtgaaccctaatgaacctaccaaataaaagaaggagatgcgatgaaggacgccagagcttttggaagcctgttgtaaggcgtgacttccattcgctctccttgcaagtaaaacggactcaaatgctttgtgtctttcttctctttgtttagtaaatgttagactgacagataaacctaacagAAACGCAAACTTAAAACCCCAAAACCTATGCTGGCCCCCCATAAAGCAGGGGACCACATCAAAACTCTTAGTGAGCGATAAACATAGCACAACAGTGCTCAGGGTGAACTACCACACTCTAATAAGCACCGCCGAGCAGtaacagcaaaacaaaaaattatggcaattatggtaacgtcatcaataacaataaacagGCAGTAAACAGGAATAACTGAGCACACCAATAAATCAGCTCAAATTGAATATGTACCCAGTCTGGGTGtgatattttaaccagaattttgtcaatcatgaatcagaccagttttacagaaaataccTAAATAGAGAATACTGTACTTCCTATATGTATAAGATAAATAACGTACAGTCATCAAAGGATCAGCTGACTTTCTTATTCAAAACAGCcgaaaagaaaagtcattcacCACCTGGATGTCCCTCAAGGCGTCGAGAGATGAAGGCTCGGGCCTCCTCCGGAGAGAAGAACGTTTTATCGGTATTCAGATGGGTGATTCTGAGTCGAGCAGGATACAGGATGCCGAacttcaccccctccatccctctgAGCTGCCGTCTGACGTCATTAAATGCAGCCCGAGCCTCAGCTACTTTAGCCAtgaagtctgggaagaccgaGATGGACATGTCGTTTATCTGGATACGATGCTTCTCTCTGGCAAGACGCAGGATATTTGCACAGTCCTGGTATTATTGAAAGCGGGCCACAATGACGCGGGGTGGATTTCCCTGCCTGGGCCCTGGAAGAAACGATCGGTGcgccctgtccagcagtggagcttctttcaactcaaaagcTTGCTGAAGTAGTGACGAGACGAAGGTTGTGGAGCAGATCTGAGCGCCAGGAACTCTTATTATTCTGACATGTTCCTCCGCGCCGTCGCACTTATTTTGCACCATTTCAGTCAGCGTTGTAAGGCGACTTACTTCGTCCTGCAGACGTGTAATATCGTCCGTGCACGTCGAGAGGCTTTCTTCCATGTTCTTCACTTTAACGCTGAGTCCGGACAGCTCCGTAGTAACCTGCTCCATGTATTCCTTCAGCTCGGACCGGACCGCTCTTATGTCCGATTTAATAGAAGCCAGCTCACTCTCCAACACCGCCCGGACCTCGCTTTTTAAGGCGTCGACCAGATCCACTTGTTAATCGCCAAGACGCCCGTTCCAGAATCTTCCGCGCGGCCCTGAACAGGCGAGCCCGAGGTCAGAGGTGGCGCCGTAGGCCTCGTGGTCTGAAGAGTAGTTTGTTTTCCTCTGGACGATTTACCCGCCATTTCTCCGGATTATATGTGTTCAGATTCCTTTCTGACCAAAGCAAAACCGACGGTTCACCTATGAAAAATGCCTAAAATGATTTAACTATTTAAATCACACTCGGCGGAGCTCCACACTAATGCTGAGTCCGGACTTTCAAATCTTTTAAGGACTTTTTGGTGGACACCAATTAAGATGCAAAAACATCTCagggatgatcaggggaaacaggagccactggagcatttttttttacattttgtatgaatttgtgttctgtgtagaattctgaatgGAAAATTTCATTCATTACGCAACAAGGccgtaacataacaaaatgtgggaaaagtgatgcactgtgaatactttccagatgcactgtatttaGTACATGCACACCACACACCTGCAAATGTACTATGCTTTTGTCAGCTTTTTACTGGTTTCAAAAGTTAAGATGAAAAGATGAACAAAAattaacagagaaaaaaaagattttattcacaAGGGTACATATACAAATGTAAGAGAGTAGAATACATGTGTAACTACACTGTCATTCCTACTAAAATAATTGACAGAATATTCTTCAAtatcataaatatttatatacagtgaTTGAACTAATTATTTAAGATATTCCAAGTTAAAGTGATATTCCAGCATAATCCTGCATCTTCTTCATTGGTGGGTCTTAGTTTTTCTAGCCACAAGGGGGCACTACTCTTTCAATATAAACAACCTTTTGAATTTTAACTTTGAGATCAGGAACAAGTCAGAAGCACTTATGTTGACAcaagacaaataaaatatatattcaactGCTGTTTTTTTGATCATGTCTTTAGCTTTTCCAGTACTGTTAATTTGAGTCAATCAATGTCAAACCATGACCCTCTTCTCAGAACAACTGAACtgatgaaacattaaaatatttggaCATTTAATTGGACAGGAAGTCGATAGAGGCCCGCACAAAGCGATCTGTTGCCACATCAACGGCTGTCACCTTGATCTCTGTGTCACCAAATTGCATGGTGGCACGAATCTCACGCCGTTCTGATGTGGTATTACCATTATGTCTGCCCTCAGCTGTTATTGGCTCAGGCAGGTCAAGTGTGATTGCACCACACTTCCTCACCCCAGGGTCAGTGATGTAGATTACATCATCAGTGGTGCTGcagtaaatgttgatgatgatcTTCCGTTGGCCGACCCGTGCTGGTGTGTAGCTCCGCCTCACCACCTCACCCAAGGCCACCGATTGGTCGACAGACACAAACCGATCCAGGATGTCTGTACACCACTCACGCCCATCCTTCACTAGTAGCTTATCCCTTGGGTGTCGACCATCCACGAAGCGGTTCAGGACTCCCACCCCATACGTAAGGGGGCAGCGGCGAACACGGACCACTGTTGGATCCAGACCAAAGAGGACGGCCCCCTTCAGGATGGTCAGGCCCACGTCCTGAGGGATAATGATACGACAGTTTGGGCCCAGAGCACACTGGGCAGCACGTTGGAGCATGGGGGACTCTGCAAATCCGCCCACCAAAAAGAGGAAACGCACACCCTGCACTTCCTCTTTCTGCATCAGCTCCTCTGTGGAAGAGGGTGGAACAGTGTTATGTCAACAATGACCAGCCAGTGATATATATATGCAGGAACAACAATCTAACAatttagacatttacattttaatgaatagcAATTGACTATGTTGCCTGTAAGCATGTCCGGTCTGGTCAACATGTGGGAAATTTCATAGAACTGTCTTGATATGTGTTTGTAGCATCCATACGCATGTGCTCATTAGCTCCTCCAGGCTCAATGACCGCTATGAAAGCTGAGTCTCATTGTGGTGGTGTTAGAATGAAAAATCATATTCCAAGAACAGGGTTGATAGGAATTTCAGGTTCTCCACAGTGTCATGAACATTtgttgcttttgtgtgtgtccatgaCAGATGCCTCACCTATGTGCTTAATGATGTTGTTAATGGTTGGCTGGAACAGTTCATTCATGGCCTCCGGGGTGAGGCGCAGCATCCCCTGAGACGACCACTTCACTATATTCATACTGAGGAGACAGAGAAGAGTGAGGTTAAGTAAACACACACTAATGTCAGAGACTACTATTTCACTACTTCTTGTGAAATACAGAATTTATGGTAGAGGGGGCATCAGTGAGCAAAACCAGAGCCTGCACTTAAATTCCTCAAAATCGGCTGCAATCCAGGCCAACTGATGTCAGTTGATGAATAACCTCTGACAAGCCTTCTTCTCATTAAAGAGTACAATTAATGCTTTAATGGTCACATGACTtattgtatacacacaaactcTTCTCCAGTATTACAATCTGCTGTGGGGCACAAGTATTTGGCACAAGGAGACAAATGTCTTGTTGACTTACAACCAACATGTAGTACTGAAGAAAATGCCCTAATAAAAACAACTGAAGCTTTGTTGCCAGGATTCAGTTCATGGAGGCCGTACTTGCTTTTACGCAGGGCGGTCTCCACACTCTGGCCCTGGTGCTTCTTGTAGAAGTCGATGAAGGAGAAAGGCAGGGAGATGTTGAGAGCGTTGTTTCTTCCTGGTGCGGCAGTTCGCTTTCGAGCCTCAAAGGCGATCATGAGATCCACCCAGGCAGCCGGTCGCTTGGTCTTGAAACTCTCAATGAAGTCAGCCCCGAAGATATGGCATAGCATGGCTTCAAAGGCCAGGTCCacccccactgccccatacGGACCACCTACAGCATCAGACAGGACTGTCAGTACACCAGTAATGAGTTTAGTTGGTCACTCTGCATTAACTTAAATCTTGATAGGCAGGAGCAACTTATGAACAGAGTGCCAGTCAATATTGGTGTGTGCATTAAAGTGCCTTTGCAGTAGTCTTCTAGAACCCAGAGTCCGTGTTGAGCTTGACAGCTAtacaatgaacattttttaagcATCATTGAGGGGTAAAATTGCAAAATGTCCAAATGCCAAATAACCAAAAatacaaccacacacatgcTTTGCCCCAACACATGCTTTGTGAAGTCCAGAAACGAATAGTTAGGCTGCACCGTGTATTCCTGTGTTATTATTCTAACCCTCTCATGCATTCATGAAGAATGATAAGGGGCACTGTGCATTGCTTACCTGAAGCTTTATATAACTCCTTCAGGGTGCCCTGCGGCTGCTCGATCTGATGCACCGTGAGGTCCACTGTTCCCCCTCCACAGTCTGCAACGATGTACCGGTCACCTGTAGGAAGACAGATCAGTGACCATAAGTGACCTACATGTGTATCACTCTTCTGCTCTGTTTGAATTCAATTCATTCTTCATTTCATAGAAAACAGAGAGGATGTATTGAGGAGGGGAATTGCGAAATGTATCTACACTGAgctttatattatattagaaaATTATATTAGTAAACAATAAACGTGAAAAATCCTGCCCGATAGGATAGTCAGATTTCTGcataatcctgtatgctatattgactgtaaataatgtaaatctttgtactcaatttctatcatcTTAGTCGTGCTTGGGTCAAgttggtcagcaaacacaaatgcCCGCCCAGGGCAACAGGCGGGCAGGGGGGACTTCAAGGAAAAAATGGTGGGGAACCACTGCCTTAAGTGTTCCATCCttaccatttttatttaaattaagtaaTGTAATGGGTTCAATTTACACACATCATATAAAAAACACTGTATCAGTCATGTTTTAGGTCATTTCTCTTGGAATCTAAACATTCTCAGGAGCCATAGCAATCAGTAGAAATAAGTTAATATTTTGAAATCTGTAGTGGTCAATAGAAAAATGTGGATGACGTCAAAGGCAGAGTATAAAGGACAGAAATGCACAAGGGAGAACAGAGGGTCTCTTCTCTTTGCAATGGGTTCCATTCAGGGGTCTGAGGTTTGTGGATGAGATGCTCCAAGTTTCAGGTGGGGGGTTATGAGAGTTTTGTCCTGACTGAAAAATGTACAGAGACCATAATTAAGTCCCCATCCCCCACTCTCTCCCACCCTTTGTCTCTTTCTCATTCACCCAGTTCTTCGGTGTTTCATTCAGGAAACATCTGGAACCGAGGGTCTGATTATTTTGACCCTGGAACCCTGGAACCTGCCAGTTAACCTCATTGGAGCCAACGAGGTTAACACAGTAGGCTTTATCATCCACGCACtgtttcaaacacacacacacacaaactgtggcAATAGGTGATCAAAGCCAGTAAAAACAAGAATgaaatttatataaattatgcTCTAAAACACTAGAGAccgtggagggagagagagggagagaggagagaaaaaacaaaaaaaaccaaacagagCCACCACGCTGGGTTTCAAGGGGCTGGAGAAGTTTCGGGTTTCTTGTGCTTACAGGAAATGGTGCTGGCCTTGTACTAAGGTAGACAGAACTGGCCAGACTTTAACcacaacagtgtgtgtgcgtaatGGTGAGTGTGCACCacttttcttgtaaaaaaaaaaagccagcctATTGAGTtcagatcataaaaaaaaactcctgtctggttctgtatttttttgtacttgCATCACAGCTCtggttaatttttattaatttcattaacCAATTTATTCCTGGTGGTTTGTCTGTCACCATGGCAGCTCACCTGTCTGCATCTCTGACCACAGTTCTCCTGTCCCGCTCTCCACCAGGAAGGTGCGGCTGTGCCGAGCTCGCCTCAGCTGCTCCCGGGCTGAAACGCATAGGTCTGACATGAGTTGTACACACTTTACCTATGTCAAGAATGACGGTCAGTGAAGGAAGTCTGACCTGGATTCAGTATACACGACTGGGGTGTTGAATTAAGCAAGTGGGGAAACGATTTGGAAACTTTCCGCTTTAATGAGGTTACACTTAATCAAAattccatttgtaaaaaatgttcacTCACATAGAGTGAAGAATcgtaaataatttaataaacccTCCTTTTTGGTTACATGTAAGCAttgtatttaattttctttCCAGGTGCTGGAGCAAATGGAGTAATGCAATAGAAGTAGAATAATGCGAATAGTGGGTTCCAGAACCTTAAGCGCCATCTGAAGAGTTAATTTGTTGGAGTGAAGCATCCCTTTCTGTCCTCCTGATGTTTTGGCTTGATATAAAATGATGATGTTCTTGAACTAAATTTCTCTTTCGACCTGGGAGAAATGCTGTTTCTCTGATCTGCTCAGTGTTACTTCTGCTAGTTGTTTGATTTAAAAGATGGTGAAACTGCATAGAGCTAAAAACCTTCTCAACTCCTTAAAATTCTTGGGGCCCCCCGAACTGCAATCTGGGGGTCGGAGCTCGCATTCTCCATGCCAAACATTCAACATGACAGAAATATACACCAGCACAGCAAGCTCTGAGGGGGTAAATCTGGAAATCATTTACTGTATGAAAATGCATAAGAAAGGggaaaatgagaaagaaaaagaatgaagaGGGAATGGTGTAGAGTGAGGGGCAGTGATTAGGTCCTGTGCATTAGAGTTGTGAAAGCTCAAGCTCAACAGGAATGAACAGAAACATAGAAGAAATTCTATACATTTTGCAAGAGACCGACGTGGGATTTAGCATTTTGTGTGAGCATGAAAGAGTGAAAGTCTGTCGCCTAATCAATCAAGtctatcaattttttttgtgtctgtgcaaaATGTCTTAATACTTGTAAGGTAAGACCATTGGACACTGAGAGCATCTCTCACCATCACTTTTAAaaccaggggtcaccaaccttGGTCGCAAAGGCCATTtatcctgcacatttttgggtGTATccttatttaacacatttaaaacaaccTCTCTCCTTTTTATAATCATACATTGTAGCAGATCACAGAAGTAAGTTGAACAGAATAGAGAGAGGTACACAGACTTGGTCACTCTCATTCACTCCCAGGCACTCATACGGTACTATTCAAGTAcgtatagagagagagagagagagagagatttacagACGGGGGTTGGGGTGAGATCATGGTATCCCAGCACCTTGTTTCAATTAaatagctgtgtgtgtctgtgtgtgtgtgtttaaaacagCACATTTGTACATGACAAAAAGAAACCTGACCGTCTCCTTCACATCTGCTCTGATCTGTTTTCACAAAAGCACAAGGTTTCTGTGCATGTGACTATTATCTAGGCTCATCTACTCTGACACCATCTCTGTCTTACACACTCaaaagaacacacatacacaaagacaGCAATGTCACATGATCTGAAATCTTGACGGGAAGTTTCTTGCTAAATACCAGTTTAGAAAGTGAGGCGGTACTGTGGTTTAGTAGGCTTTTTGCAGTAAATCTATGTGTTAGCTATAATCAGCGCAGAACAACAGTGGGATGTTGTGGTACCTTGCCTGAAGCTGGAATCAAAGATGCGAGATGCATCTGGATCCAAGCCGTTGGCCAGTGGTCGATGACTTAGGTCAATCATCTGGTGTAGGCGGAGTTTGCGGCAGTAAATAGAGGCGGCTTCTGGCTCCAGGGCAATTAGGAGCTGCTCGGGGGACTCGGAAGAAACCAGGCCTGCCTGAGATGAATATAGATGTGTAATATGGGTGAAACTTTGACAATTCACAGTCCTTTGACTGATTGAATTTATAAATTtggagagagcatgcaaacacaagGCCCACGGCAGGATTCAAAGTCACAaccctggaggtgtgaggccactgTGCACGAAACACTGTGATTCCGCATTTTGTTTACCCACGTGAAAATGCATATGTATAATTCTGGCTGATGTATTCCTCTTCACTGTTGGCTTTTAcccaattacatttaaataattctaATATACCCGAGTGGAAAAATAAACTGGATTACGTTTATTCATGTACTGTAAATGCTGGAGCCACATCccttcccggccaatgcagtggtggcctagcggttaaggaagcgagaTGTTTTAAAACAtcatctcgtctctctgtatatctgtaca includes the following:
- the hspa12b gene encoding heat shock 70 kDa protein 12B isoform X2, which encodes MTSLLQTSSRILQVPGKNRSVPPSPSCSLSSSRNECGIAPLTPSPSPRPQLRPCVARPFSVVVAIDFGTTSSGYAFSFTEDPDVIHMMRRWEDGDPGVANQKSPTCLLLTPDLHFHSFGFAARDSYHDLDPEEARLWLYFDKFKMKIHSTSDLTMETELEAVSGRRVRAIEVFAHALRFFRKHSMKEVQEASPSCLESDEVRWVITVPAVWRQPAKQFMREAAYLAGLVSSESPEQLLIALEPEAASIYCRKLRLHQMIDLSHRPLANGLDPDASRIFDSSFRQAREQLRRARHSRTFLVESGTGELWSEMQTGDRYIVADCGGGTVDLTVHQIEQPQGTLKELYKASGGPYGAVGVDLAFEAMLCHIFGADFIESFKTKRPAAWVDLMIAFEARKRTAAPGRNNALNISLPFSFIDFYKKHQGQSVETALRKSNMNIVKWSSQGMLRLTPEAMNELFQPTINNIIKHIGRGPDHPEGGRPLWSGSNSGPCSPLPPYVWGGSPEPLRGWSTPKG
- the hspa12b gene encoding heat shock 70 kDa protein 12B isoform X1 produces the protein MTSLLQTSSRILQVPGKNRSVPPSPSCSLSSSRNECGIAPLTPSPSPRPQLRPCVARPFSVVVAIDFGTTSSGYAFSFTEDPDVIHMMRRWEDGDPGVANQKSPTCLLLTPDLHFHSFGFAARDSYHDLDPEEARLWLYFDKFKMKIHSTSDLTMETELEAVSGRRVRAIEVFAHALRFFRKHSMKEVQEASPSCLESDEVRWVITVPAVWRQPAKQFMREAAYLAGLVSSESPEQLLIALEPEAASIYCRKLRLHQMIDLSHRPLANGLDPDASRIFDSSFRQAREQLRRARHSRTFLVESGTGELWSEMQTGDRYIVADCGGGTVDLTVHQIEQPQGTLKELYKASGGPYGAVGVDLAFEAMLCHIFGADFIESFKTKRPAAWVDLMIAFEARKRTAAPGRNNALNISLPFSFIDFYKKHQGQSVETALRKSNMNIVKWSSQGMLRLTPEAMNELFQPTINNIIKHIEELMQKEEVQGVRFLFLVGGFAESPMLQRAAQCALGPNCRIIIPQDVGLTILKGAVLFGLDPTVVRVRRCPLTYGVGVLNRFVDGRHPRDKLLVKDGREWCTDILDRFVSVDQSVALGEVVRRSYTPARVGQRKIIINIYCSTTDDVIYITDPGVRKCGAITLDLPEPITAEGRHNGNTTSERREIRATMQFGDTEIKVTAVDVATDRFVRASIDFLSN